In Salmonella enterica subsp. enterica serovar Typhimurium str. LT2, a single window of DNA contains:
- the hpaB gene encoding 4-hydroxyphenylacetate catabolism protein, whose product MKPEDFRTDNKRPLTGEEYLKSLQDGREIYIYGERVKDVTTHPAFRNAAASVAQLYDALHKPSMQDTLCWNTDTGSGGYTHKFFRVAKSADDLRQQRDAIAEWSRLSYGWMGRTPDYKAAFGCALGANPAFYGQFEQNARNWYTRIQETGLYFNHAIVNPPIDRHKPADEVKDVYIKLEKETDAGIIVSGAKVVATNSALTHYNMIGFGSAQVMGENPDFALMFVAPMDAEGVKLISRASYEMVAGATGSPFDYPLSSRFDENDAILVMDKVLIPWENVLIYRDFDRCRRWTMEGGFARMYPLQACVRLAVKLDFITALLKKSLECTGTVEFRGVQADLGEVVAWRNMFWALSDSMCSEATPWVNGAWLPDHAALQTYRVMAPMAYAKIKNIIERNVTSGLIYLPSSARDLNNPQIDQYLAKYVRGSNGMDHVERIKILKLMWDAIGSEFGGRHELYEINYSGSQDEIRLQCLRQAQSSGNMDKMMAMVDRCLSEYDQNGWTVSHLHNNDDINQLDKLLK is encoded by the coding sequence ATGAAACCTGAAGATTTTCGTACTGATAACAAGCGTCCGTTAACGGGCGAAGAGTATTTAAAAAGCCTGCAGGACGGGCGGGAAATTTATATTTACGGCGAACGCGTTAAAGATGTTACGACACATCCGGCATTCCGCAATGCCGCAGCCTCTGTCGCACAACTGTATGACGCATTACATAAACCGTCGATGCAAGATACCCTATGCTGGAATACCGATACCGGCAGCGGCGGTTATACGCATAAATTTTTCCGCGTGGCGAAAAGCGCAGACGATCTGCGCCAACAGCGTGATGCTATCGCCGAGTGGTCACGCCTGAGTTACGGCTGGATGGGACGCACACCGGATTACAAAGCCGCCTTTGGCTGCGCTCTGGGCGCTAACCCAGCCTTCTACGGCCAGTTTGAGCAGAACGCCCGTAACTGGTACACCCGTATTCAGGAGACCGGCCTGTACTTTAACCATGCTATCGTCAACCCGCCCATTGATCGCCACAAACCTGCCGACGAAGTGAAAGACGTCTATATCAAGCTGGAGAAAGAGACGGACGCCGGGATTATTGTCAGCGGGGCGAAAGTCGTCGCCACTAACTCCGCCCTGACTCACTACAACATGATTGGTTTCGGCTCAGCCCAGGTGATGGGCGAAAACCCGGATTTTGCTCTGATGTTTGTCGCGCCAATGGATGCCGAAGGCGTAAAACTTATTTCGCGCGCCTCGTATGAAATGGTCGCGGGCGCGACGGGCTCGCCGTTTGATTATCCACTCTCCAGCCGCTTTGATGAAAACGATGCCATTCTGGTGATGGACAAGGTGCTGATCCCGTGGGAAAACGTATTAATTTACCGTGATTTCGATCGTTGCCGTCGCTGGACGATGGAAGGCGGCTTTGCCCGTATGTATCCACTGCAAGCCTGTGTTCGTCTGGCGGTTAAACTTGATTTCATTACCGCGCTGCTGAAAAAATCGCTCGAATGTACGGGTACCGTAGAGTTCCGGGGCGTGCAGGCCGATCTCGGCGAAGTCGTGGCCTGGCGCAATATGTTCTGGGCATTGAGCGATTCTATGTGTTCCGAAGCAACCCCGTGGGTAAACGGCGCCTGGCTACCGGACCACGCCGCGCTGCAAACCTATCGTGTGATGGCCCCAATGGCCTACGCGAAAATTAAAAATATTATTGAACGTAACGTTACCAGCGGCCTGATTTACCTGCCTTCCAGCGCCCGCGATCTGAATAATCCGCAAATCGACCAGTACCTGGCGAAATACGTACGCGGCTCTAACGGAATGGACCATGTTGAACGTATCAAAATTCTTAAATTGATGTGGGATGCCATCGGCAGCGAGTTTGGCGGTCGCCATGAGCTGTACGAGATTAACTACTCGGGCAGCCAGGATGAAATTCGTCTGCAGTGCCTGCGTCAGGCCCAGAGCTCCGGCAATATGGATAAGATGATGGCAATGGTTGATCGCTGCCTCTCCGAATACGATCAGAATGGCTGGACGGTTTCGCATTTGCACAATAACGACGACATCAATCAACTGGATAAGCTGCTGAAATAA
- the hpaE gene encoding 4-hydroxyphenylacetate catabolism protein (similar to E. coli aldehyde dehydrogenase, prefers NADP over NAD (AAC74382.1); Blastp hit to AAC74382.1 (495 aa), 39% identity in aa 23 - 493), giving the protein MKKINHWINGKNVAGNDYFQTTNPATGDVLAEVASGGEAEVNQAVAAAKEAFPKWANLPMKERARLMRRLGDLIDQHVPEIAAMETADTGLPIHQTKNVLIPRASHNFEFFAEVCQQMNGKTYPVDDKMLNYTLVQPVGVCALVSPWNVPFMTATWKVAPCLALGNTAVLKMSELSPLTADRLGELALEAGIPAGVLNVVQGYGATAGDALVRHHDVRAVSFTGGTATGRNIMKNAGLKKYSMELGGKSPVLIFEDADIERALDAALFTIFSINGERCTAGSRIFIQQSIYPEFVKRFAERANRLRVGDPTDPNTQVGALISQQHWEKVSGYIRLGIEEGATLLAGGAEKPTDLPAHLKGGNFLRPTVLADVDNRMRVAQEEIFGPVACLLPFKDEAEGLRLANDVEYGLASYIWTQDVSKVLRLARGIEAGMVFVNTQNVRDLRQPFGGVKASGTGREGGEYSFEVFAEMKNVCISMGDHPIPKWGV; this is encoded by the coding sequence ATGAAGAAAATAAATCATTGGATTAACGGCAAAAATGTTGCAGGTAACGACTACTTCCAGACCACTAACCCGGCGACCGGTGACGTGCTGGCGGAAGTGGCCTCCGGCGGTGAAGCAGAGGTGAACCAAGCTGTCGCGGCGGCAAAAGAGGCGTTCCCGAAATGGGCCAACCTGCCGATGAAAGAGCGCGCGCGCCTGATGCGCCGCCTTGGCGACCTGATTGACCAGCATGTGCCGGAAATCGCGGCGATGGAAACCGCCGACACCGGCCTGCCTATTCACCAGACTAAAAACGTGCTGATCCCGCGCGCCTCGCATAACTTCGAATTCTTCGCCGAAGTGTGCCAGCAGATGAACGGCAAGACCTATCCTGTTGACGATAAAATGCTCAATTATACGCTGGTGCAGCCCGTCGGCGTCTGCGCGCTGGTGTCGCCGTGGAACGTGCCGTTTATGACCGCGACCTGGAAAGTCGCGCCGTGCCTGGCGCTGGGCAACACCGCGGTGCTCAAAATGTCCGAGCTGTCGCCGCTGACTGCCGACAGGCTGGGCGAGCTGGCGCTGGAGGCAGGAATTCCGGCAGGCGTGCTGAACGTGGTGCAGGGCTATGGCGCGACGGCGGGCGATGCGCTGGTACGCCACCATGACGTGCGTGCGGTGTCGTTTACCGGCGGTACCGCCACCGGTCGCAATATCATGAAAAATGCCGGGCTGAAAAAATACTCGATGGAGCTGGGCGGCAAATCGCCGGTGCTGATTTTTGAAGATGCCGACATTGAGCGCGCGCTGGACGCCGCGCTGTTCACCATCTTCTCGATCAACGGCGAACGCTGCACCGCCGGGTCGCGCATCTTTATCCAGCAGAGCATTTACCCTGAGTTCGTGAAGCGCTTTGCCGAACGCGCGAATCGCCTGCGTGTCGGCGATCCGACCGACCCGAACACCCAGGTCGGCGCGCTGATTAGCCAACAGCACTGGGAAAAAGTCTCCGGTTATATTCGCCTCGGCATTGAAGAGGGCGCAACGCTGCTGGCGGGCGGTGCGGAAAAACCCACTGACCTGCCTGCGCATCTGAAAGGCGGTAACTTCCTGCGCCCAACCGTGCTGGCCGATGTCGACAACCGTATGCGCGTCGCGCAGGAAGAGATCTTTGGGCCAGTCGCCTGTCTGCTGCCATTCAAAGACGAAGCGGAAGGGTTACGTTTGGCGAACGACGTGGAATACGGTCTGGCCTCTTATATCTGGACCCAGGACGTGAGCAAAGTGTTGCGCCTGGCGCGTGGGATTGAAGCCGGCATGGTCTTCGTCAACACCCAGAACGTCCGCGACCTGCGCCAGCCGTTCGGCGGCGTGAAAGCCTCCGGTACCGGGCGCGAAGGCGGCGAATATAGCTTCGAAGTGTTTGCGGAAATGAAAAACGTCTGCATCTCAATGGGCGACCATCCTATCCCAAAATGGGGAGTTTGA
- the copR gene encoding Copper resistance transcriptional regulatory protein (Pathogenicity island encoded protein: SPI5; similar to E. coli putative 2-component transcriptional regulator (AAC75035.1); Blastp hit to AAC75035.1 (239 aa), 74% identity in aa 6 - 236) has product MTIMSSCWRFTDSLTSLWHTALMKILLIEDNQKTIEWVRQGLTEAGYVVDYACDGRDGLHLALQEHYSLIILDIMLPGLDGWQVLRALRTAHQSPVICLTARDSVEDRVKGLEAGANDYLVKPFSFAELLARVRAQLRQHVPAFTRLTINGLDMDATKQSVSRNGKPISLTRKEFLLLWLLASRAGEIVPRTAIASEVWGINFDSETNTVDVAIRRLRAKVDDPFEKKLIMTVRGMGYRLQAETSQNG; this is encoded by the coding sequence ATGACAATTATGTCATCTTGTTGGAGATTTACGGATTCGCTAACAAGCCTATGGCATACTGCGTTGATGAAGATTTTATTGATTGAAGATAACCAGAAAACCATTGAGTGGGTACGTCAGGGACTCACGGAAGCAGGCTATGTGGTTGATTATGCCTGTGATGGACGAGACGGATTACACCTGGCCCTTCAGGAACATTATTCATTGATTATTCTTGATATTATGCTGCCGGGGCTTGATGGATGGCAGGTTTTACGCGCGTTACGCACTGCGCATCAGTCCCCTGTTATTTGCCTGACGGCGCGCGACTCGGTTGAGGATCGCGTCAAAGGTCTTGAGGCGGGCGCTAATGATTACCTTGTTAAGCCTTTTTCCTTCGCCGAACTGCTGGCCCGGGTGAGAGCTCAACTCAGACAGCATGTCCCTGCCTTTACTCGACTGACGATCAATGGTCTGGACATGGATGCCACAAAGCAATCAGTGTCACGAAATGGCAAACCGATTTCCCTGACCCGCAAAGAATTCCTGCTCCTCTGGTTACTGGCGTCCCGGGCAGGAGAAATCGTGCCCCGAACCGCGATCGCCAGCGAAGTTTGGGGAATTAACTTTGATAGTGAAACCAACACCGTTGATGTCGCGATTCGTCGGCTGCGCGCCAAAGTAGACGATCCATTTGAAAAGAAGCTCATTATGACCGTCCGGGGGATGGGTTATCGATTACAGGCGGAAACGTCGCAGAATGGTTAA
- a CDS encoding putative periplasmic or exported protein (similar to E. coli orf, hypothetical protein (AAC75036.1); Blastp hit to AAC75036.1 (137 aa), 68% identity in aa 2 - 137), whose protein sequence is MKRYILATVIASLVAAPAMALAAGNNILSVHILDQQTGKPAPGVEVVLEQKKDNGWTQLNTGHTDQDGRIKALWPEKAAAPGDYRVIFKTGQYFESKKLDTFFPEIPVEFHISKTNEHYHVPLLLSQYGYSTYRGS, encoded by the coding sequence ATGAAACGATATATACTGGCTACCGTGATAGCATCTCTTGTTGCAGCCCCGGCAATGGCGCTGGCCGCTGGCAACAATATTCTCAGCGTACATATTCTCGATCAGCAAACAGGTAAACCGGCGCCCGGCGTGGAGGTGGTACTGGAGCAGAAAAAGGATAACGGATGGACGCAATTAAACACCGGGCATACCGACCAGGATGGACGTATTAAAGCACTGTGGCCCGAAAAAGCTGCCGCGCCGGGGGATTATCGCGTTATTTTTAAAACCGGCCAGTATTTTGAAAGTAAAAAACTGGATACGTTTTTCCCGGAGATTCCCGTCGAGTTTCATATCAGCAAAACGAATGAACACTATCATGTGCCGCTGTTATTAAGTCAGTATGGTTATTCAACCTATCGCGGGAGCTAA
- the hpaI gene encoding 4-hydroxyphenylacetate catabolism protein (similar to E. coli orf, hypothetical protein (AAC75305.1); Blastp hit to AAC75305.1 (267 aa), 56% identity in aa 5 - 260), translating into MKNAFKDALKAGRPQIGLWLGLANSYSAELLAGAGFDWLLIDGEHAPNNVQTVLTQLQAIAPYPSQPVVRPSWNDPVQIKQLLDVGAQTLLIPMVQNADEARNAVAATRYPPAGIRGVGSALARASRWNRIPEYLHLANDAMCVLVQIETREAMSNLASILDVDGIDGVFIGPADLSADMGFAGNPQHPEVQAAIENAIVQIRAAGKAPGILMANEALAKRYLELGALFVAVGVDTTLLARGAEALAARFGVEKKLSGASGVY; encoded by the coding sequence ATGAAAAATGCTTTCAAAGACGCGTTAAAAGCGGGGCGTCCGCAAATCGGTTTGTGGCTGGGGCTTGCCAACAGTTACAGCGCTGAACTGTTAGCGGGCGCCGGCTTCGACTGGCTACTGATCGACGGTGAACACGCGCCAAACAACGTGCAGACGGTGTTGACCCAGTTGCAGGCGATTGCGCCTTATCCCAGCCAGCCGGTGGTGCGTCCGTCATGGAACGATCCGGTACAGATTAAGCAACTGCTCGACGTCGGCGCGCAAACGCTGCTGATACCGATGGTGCAGAATGCCGATGAAGCGCGAAACGCCGTGGCGGCTACGCGTTATCCGCCTGCCGGTATTCGCGGCGTGGGCAGCGCGCTGGCGCGGGCATCGCGCTGGAACCGCATTCCGGAGTATCTCCACCTGGCCAACGACGCCATGTGCGTACTGGTGCAGATTGAAACGCGTGAGGCGATGAGCAATCTGGCGTCAATTCTCGACGTGGATGGCATTGACGGCGTGTTTATTGGTCCGGCGGACCTCAGCGCCGATATGGGCTTTGCCGGCAATCCGCAGCACCCGGAAGTGCAGGCGGCGATTGAGAACGCCATCGTGCAGATACGCGCGGCGGGGAAAGCGCCGGGGATTCTGATGGCCAATGAAGCACTGGCGAAACGTTATCTGGAACTGGGGGCGCTATTTGTCGCCGTCGGCGTTGACACTACGCTGCTGGCGCGCGGAGCGGAGGCGCTGGCGGCGCGCTTTGGCGTAGAAAAAAAACTGTCCGGTGCGTCCGGCGTCTATTAA
- the hpaR gene encoding 4-hydroxyphenylacetate catabolism protein, with amino-acid sequence MHDSLTIALLQAREAAMTYFRPIVKSHNLTDQQWRIVRILADSPSMDFHELAFRTCILRPSLTGILTRMERDGLVLRLKPVNDQRKLYVMLTEQGQTLYARARSQVEEAYRKIEADFTPEKTQQLMLLLDDLIALGRQHPDSEAEA; translated from the coding sequence ATGCATGATTCATTAACCATCGCATTGCTTCAGGCGCGCGAAGCGGCAATGACCTATTTCCGCCCCATCGTTAAAAGCCACAATCTGACCGACCAGCAATGGCGCATTGTGCGAATCCTGGCCGATAGCCCCTCTATGGATTTTCACGAGCTGGCCTTTCGTACCTGCATTTTGCGTCCAAGTCTGACCGGAATATTGACGCGCATGGAGCGAGACGGACTGGTGTTGCGACTCAAGCCGGTTAACGATCAGCGTAAGTTATATGTCATGTTGACGGAGCAGGGACAAACGTTGTACGCCCGTGCCCGAAGCCAGGTAGAAGAGGCTTATCGAAAAATTGAGGCCGATTTCACGCCCGAAAAAACACAGCAATTGATGCTGCTGCTGGACGATCTTATTGCTCTGGGACGCCAGCATCCTGATAGCGAAGCGGAAGCATAG
- the hpaF gene encoding 4-hydroxyphenylacetate catabolism protein, giving the protein MPHFIAECTENIREQADLPGLFSKVNEALAASGIFPIGGIRSRAHWLDTWQMADGKHDYAFVHMTLKIGAGRSLESRQEVGEMLFGLIKAHFADLMENRYLALSFEIAELHPTLNYKQNNVHALFK; this is encoded by the coding sequence ATGCCGCACTTTATTGCTGAATGTACTGAAAATATTCGCGAGCAGGCTGATTTACCCGGCCTGTTCAGCAAGGTAAACGAGGCGCTGGCCGCCAGCGGGATTTTCCCCATCGGCGGTATCCGCAGTCGCGCCCACTGGCTGGATACCTGGCAGATGGCTGACGGTAAGCATGATTACGCGTTTGTGCATATGACGCTGAAAATCGGCGCCGGGCGCAGCCTGGAGAGCCGTCAGGAAGTTGGCGAAATGCTGTTTGGGCTGATTAAAGCCCACTTCGCCGACCTGATGGAGAACCGCTATCTGGCGCTGTCGTTTGAGATTGCCGAGCTACATCCGACGCTCAATTACAAACAAAACAACGTACACGCGTTATTTAAATAG
- the hpaD gene encoding 4-hydroxyphenylacetate catabolism protein, giving the protein MGKLALAAKITHVPSMYLSELPGKNHGCRQAAIDGHIEIGKRCREMGVDTIIVFDTHWLVNSAYHINCADHFQGVYTSNELPHFIRDMTYDYDGNPELGHLIADEAVKLGVRAKAHNIPSLKLEYGTLVPMRYMNSDKHFKVVSISAFCTVHDFADSRRLGEAILKAIEKYDGTVAVFASGSLSHRFIDDQRAEEGMNSYTREFDHQMDERVVKLWREGKFKEFCTMLPEYADYCYGEGNMHDTVMLLGMLGWDKYDGKVEFITDLFASSGTGQVNAVFPLPA; this is encoded by the coding sequence ATGGGCAAGTTAGCGTTAGCAGCAAAAATTACCCACGTGCCGTCGATGTATCTTTCTGAACTGCCGGGAAAAAATCACGGTTGTCGTCAGGCAGCCATTGATGGGCATATTGAAATTGGCAAGCGTTGCCGCGAAATGGGCGTTGACACCATTATCGTATTCGACACCCACTGGCTGGTGAATAGCGCTTACCACATTAATTGTGCCGACCATTTCCAGGGCGTCTATACCAGCAACGAATTGCCACACTTTATTCGCGACATGACCTATGACTATGACGGCAATCCGGAGCTCGGCCACCTGATTGCCGACGAGGCAGTCAAACTGGGCGTGCGCGCTAAAGCGCATAACATCCCGAGCCTGAAGCTGGAGTATGGCACGCTGGTACCGATGCGCTACATGAACAGCGACAAGCACTTCAAAGTGGTCTCCATCTCGGCGTTCTGCACTGTGCATGATTTTGCCGACAGCCGCAGACTGGGCGAAGCCATTCTCAAGGCGATTGAGAAATATGACGGTACCGTAGCGGTATTCGCCAGTGGTTCTCTGTCGCACCGTTTTATTGACGACCAACGGGCGGAAGAAGGGATGAACAGCTACACCCGCGAGTTCGATCATCAAATGGATGAGCGCGTGGTCAAGCTGTGGCGCGAAGGCAAATTCAAGGAGTTTTGCACCATGTTGCCGGAGTACGCCGACTACTGCTACGGCGAAGGCAACATGCACGACACGGTCATGCTACTGGGAATGCTGGGGTGGGACAAATACGACGGCAAGGTGGAGTTCATCACCGACCTGTTCGCCAGCTCCGGTACCGGCCAGGTAAACGCTGTTTTCCCGCTGCCTGCGTAA
- the hpaH gene encoding 4-hydroxyphenylacetate catabolism protein (similar to E. coli 2-keto-4-pentenoate hydratase (AAC73453.1); Blastp hit to AAC73453.1 (271 aa), 34% identity in aa 6 - 261) — protein sequence MLDKQTHTLIAQRLNQAEKQREQIRAVSLDYPNITIEDAYAVQREWVNIKIAEGRTLKGHKIGLTSKAMQASSQISEPDYGALLDDMFFHDGGDIPTDRFIVPRIEVELAFVLAKPLRGPHCTLFDVYNATDYVIPALELIDARSHNIDPETQRPRKVFDTISDNAANAGVILGGRPIKPDELDLRWISALLYRNGVIEETGVAAGVLNHPANGVAWLANKLAPYDVQLEAGQIILGGSFTRPVPARKGDTFHVDYGNMGAISCRFV from the coding sequence ATGCTCGATAAACAGACCCATACCCTGATCGCCCAGCGACTTAATCAGGCTGAAAAACAGCGCGAACAGATTCGCGCAGTGTCGCTGGATTATCCCAACATCACTATTGAAGATGCCTATGCCGTACAGCGTGAATGGGTCAATATCAAGATTGCCGAAGGGCGCACGCTCAAAGGCCACAAAATCGGCCTGACCTCAAAAGCGATGCAGGCCAGCTCGCAAATCAGCGAACCGGATTACGGCGCGCTGCTTGACGATATGTTCTTCCATGACGGCGGCGATATCCCCACCGACCGTTTTATCGTCCCGCGTATTGAAGTGGAGCTGGCGTTCGTGCTGGCGAAACCGCTGCGCGGCCCTCACTGCACGCTGTTCGACGTCTACAACGCCACGGATTATGTGATTCCGGCGCTGGAACTGATTGACGCCCGCAGCCACAACATCGACCCGGAAACCCAGCGTCCGCGCAAAGTGTTCGACACCATTTCCGACAACGCCGCCAACGCCGGGGTGATCCTCGGTGGTCGTCCCATCAAACCAGACGAGCTGGATCTGCGCTGGATCTCCGCGCTGCTCTATCGCAACGGCGTGATCGAAGAAACCGGCGTCGCCGCAGGCGTGCTGAATCATCCGGCCAACGGCGTGGCGTGGCTGGCGAACAAGCTTGCCCCCTACGATGTCCAGCTTGAAGCCGGGCAGATCATCCTCGGCGGCTCGTTCACCCGCCCGGTGCCGGCGCGCAAGGGCGACACCTTCCATGTCGATTACGGCAACATGGGCGCGATCAGTTGCCGGTTTGTGTAA
- the hpaG gene encoding 4-hydroxyphenylacetate catabolism protein (similar to E. coli putative isomerase (AAC74264.1); Blastp hit to AAC74264.1 (219 aa), 38% identity in aa 22 - 219, 29% identity in aa 35 - 211), with product MKGTVFAVALNHRSQLDAWREAFSQPPYNAPPKTAVWFIKPRNTVIRHGEPIPYPQGEKVLSGATVALIVGKTASRIRPEAAADYIAGYALANEVSLPEESFYRPAIKAKCRDGFCPLGEMAPLSDVDNLTIITEINGREADHWNTADLQRSAAQLLSALSEFATLNPGDAILLGTPQNRVALRPGDRVRILAKGLPALENPVVAEDEFARHQTFTWPLSATGTLFALGLNYADHASELAFTPPKEPLVFIKAPNTFTEHHQTSVRPNNVEYMHYEAELVVVIGKTARKVSEAEAMEYVAGYTVCNDYAIRDYLENYYRPNLRVKSRDGLTPIGPWIVDKEAVSDPHNLTLRTFVNGELRQEGTTADLIFSIPFLISYLSEFMTLQPGDMIATGTPKGLSDVVPGDEVVVEVEGVGRLVNRIVSEESAK from the coding sequence ATGAAGGGTACTGTTTTCGCCGTTGCGTTAAACCATCGCAGCCAGCTTGATGCCTGGCGAGAGGCTTTCTCTCAGCCTCCCTATAATGCGCCGCCTAAAACCGCAGTGTGGTTCATCAAGCCGCGTAATACGGTGATTCGTCACGGCGAACCCATTCCTTATCCGCAGGGAGAAAAGGTACTGAGCGGCGCGACAGTGGCGCTCATTGTGGGGAAAACCGCCAGCCGGATACGCCCTGAAGCGGCGGCGGACTATATCGCCGGGTATGCGCTGGCTAACGAGGTCAGCCTGCCGGAAGAGAGCTTTTATCGCCCGGCGATTAAAGCGAAATGTCGCGATGGCTTTTGCCCGCTGGGTGAAATGGCGCCGCTGAGTGATGTGGATAACCTCACCATTATCACGGAAATCAACGGACGAGAAGCGGACCACTGGAATACTGCCGATTTACAGCGTAGCGCCGCACAACTGCTTAGCGCGTTAAGTGAGTTCGCTACGCTTAACCCTGGCGATGCGATCTTACTCGGTACGCCGCAGAATCGCGTTGCGCTGCGTCCCGGCGATCGGGTGCGTATTCTGGCGAAAGGTTTACCCGCTCTGGAAAATCCGGTTGTCGCAGAAGATGAATTCGCCCGCCACCAGACTTTTACGTGGCCGCTGTCAGCGACGGGTACGTTATTTGCGTTGGGGTTGAACTACGCCGATCACGCCAGCGAGCTGGCATTTACGCCGCCGAAAGAGCCGCTGGTATTTATCAAAGCGCCAAACACCTTTACCGAACATCACCAAACGTCGGTGCGCCCGAACAACGTCGAATATATGCACTACGAAGCCGAGCTGGTCGTGGTGATTGGCAAAACGGCGCGTAAGGTGAGCGAAGCCGAAGCCATGGAGTATGTGGCCGGTTACACCGTCTGTAACGACTACGCGATCCGCGACTATCTGGAAAACTACTACCGTCCGAATCTGCGGGTAAAAAGCCGCGACGGCCTGACGCCGATAGGCCCGTGGATTGTGGATAAAGAGGCGGTTTCTGATCCGCACAACCTGACGTTACGCACCTTTGTCAACGGTGAGCTGCGGCAGGAAGGGACGACCGCCGATCTGATCTTCAGCATCCCGTTCCTGATTTCTTATCTGAGCGAATTTATGACGTTGCAACCGGGCGACATGATTGCCACCGGTACGCCGAAAGGGCTGTCCGATGTGGTGCCGGGGGATGAAGTTGTCGTGGAAGTAGAAGGCGTGGGCCGCCTGGTTAACCGAATCGTCAGTGAGGAGAGCGCAAAATGA
- the hpaC gene encoding 4-hydroxyphenylacetate catabolism protein (similar to E. coli orf, hypothetical protein (AAC74092.1); Blastp hit to AAC74092.1 (152 aa), 44% identity in aa 1 - 145) gives MQVDEQRLRFRDAMASLAAAVNIVTTAGHAGRCGITATAVCSVTDTPPSVMVCINANSAMNPVFQGNGRLCINVLNHEQELMARHFAGMTGMAMEERFHQPCWQNGPLGQPVLNGALAGLEGEISEVQTIGTHLVYLVAIKNIILSQDGHGLIYFKRRFHPVRLEMEAPV, from the coding sequence ATGCAAGTAGATGAACAACGTCTGCGTTTTCGCGATGCGATGGCAAGTCTGGCGGCAGCGGTCAACATCGTAACCACGGCGGGTCACGCCGGACGCTGCGGTATCACCGCAACAGCGGTCTGTTCCGTCACCGATACGCCGCCCTCCGTAATGGTATGTATTAATGCCAATAGCGCCATGAACCCCGTTTTTCAGGGTAACGGCAGGCTGTGCATTAATGTACTTAACCATGAGCAGGAGCTGATGGCGCGCCACTTTGCCGGTATGACGGGGATGGCGATGGAAGAGCGTTTTCACCAGCCATGTTGGCAAAACGGGCCGCTGGGCCAGCCGGTACTTAACGGCGCGCTGGCCGGTCTTGAAGGCGAGATCAGCGAGGTACAAACCATTGGCACGCATCTGGTGTATCTGGTGGCGATCAAAAATATTATTCTTAGCCAGGATGGGCATGGCCTGATTTATTTCAAACGCCGTTTTCATCCGGTCAGACTTGAGATGGAAGCGCCTGTTTAA